The Streptomyces sp. NBC_00691 genome has a segment encoding these proteins:
- a CDS encoding GntR family transcriptional regulator: MPEQPPYLRIADELRRRIAEHEWTPGDRLPSRAQIGQECGVGENVVRRAQELLISQGVLEGRAGSGTYVAEPRQRVRMVRSAAREQPDRSPFQADMKAVGRNGGWESRTDAKVPAPAEIAARLGIGEGELCVQTVYEFLADGRPVQLSTSWEPYDLTGGTLVVLPEGGPHAGAGVVNRMAEIGVTVSHAVEQPEPRQATAEEASLLGIQKAALVTHIRRTYYSDQGRPVETADIVVPAALCEIVYEIPINR; the protein is encoded by the coding sequence ATGCCTGAGCAGCCGCCATACCTCCGCATCGCCGACGAACTGCGGCGGCGGATCGCGGAGCACGAGTGGACCCCTGGTGACCGGCTGCCCTCTCGGGCCCAGATTGGCCAGGAGTGCGGGGTGGGCGAGAACGTCGTTCGCCGGGCCCAGGAGCTGTTGATCTCCCAGGGTGTGTTGGAGGGGCGGGCCGGGTCCGGGACCTATGTGGCTGAGCCTCGACAGCGGGTGCGGATGGTTCGGTCCGCGGCGCGTGAGCAGCCTGACAGGTCGCCGTTCCAGGCCGATATGAAGGCCGTGGGGCGGAACGGTGGCTGGGAGAGCCGGACCGATGCGAAGGTGCCAGCGCCGGCGGAGATTGCGGCGCGGCTCGGGATCGGTGAGGGCGAGCTGTGCGTCCAGACCGTGTACGAGTTCCTTGCCGACGGGCGGCCCGTGCAGTTGTCGACGAGTTGGGAGCCGTACGACCTCACAGGCGGGACCCTCGTCGTCCTTCCCGAGGGCGGACCCCACGCCGGGGCTGGCGTTGTGAACCGTATGGCCGAGATCGGCGTCACGGTCAGCCATGCCGTCGAGCAGCCGGAGCCGCGGCAGGCCACCGCCGAGGAGGCCTCACTGCTCGGCATCCAGAAGGCCGCACTCGTCACGCACATCCGGCGGACGTACTACAGCGACCAGGGCCGGCCCGTGGAGACGGCAGACATCGTCGTCCCCGCTGCACTCTGCGAGATCGTTTACGAGATCCCGATCAACCGCTGA
- a CDS encoding MBL fold metallo-hydrolase yields the protein MFDAPLRITVLGSATPYPRPGNACSGYLVEGGGARVWVDAGSGTLAELQRHVALGDVDAVWISHLHADHSADLLTFFYALLYAGLGTALPVPLFGPAGIAGRLAGFLTSGPERSPVEKAFRVEELHDAHVVRVGGLTLTSRAVEHGPPAFALRVEDEDGHSLVYSGDCEPCPSLVELARDCDLFVCEADGDAPGHHSAAQAGRTAAEAGVGRLVLTHVGSALAPGEAVALAAGTYAGGIAHADPGLRFSVTRRSRTPGRTTTSPASSRSAPPPSPAP from the coding sequence ATGTTCGACGCGCCCCTGCGGATCACCGTGCTCGGCTCCGCCACGCCCTACCCCCGGCCGGGCAACGCCTGCTCCGGCTATCTCGTCGAGGGCGGCGGGGCGCGCGTCTGGGTCGACGCCGGCAGCGGCACCCTCGCCGAGCTCCAGCGGCACGTGGCCCTCGGGGACGTCGACGCGGTGTGGATCTCCCATCTGCACGCCGATCACTCCGCCGACCTGCTCACCTTCTTCTACGCCCTGCTCTACGCCGGGCTGGGGACGGCTCTGCCCGTCCCCCTCTTCGGGCCCGCCGGGATCGCCGGTCGGCTCGCCGGGTTCCTCACCAGCGGTCCCGAGCGGAGCCCCGTCGAAAAGGCGTTCAGAGTCGAGGAGTTGCACGACGCGCATGTCGTCCGCGTCGGCGGCCTCACCCTGACCTCCCGCGCCGTCGAGCACGGACCGCCCGCCTTCGCGCTGCGCGTGGAGGACGAGGACGGGCACTCCCTCGTCTACTCAGGGGACTGCGAGCCCTGCCCCTCCCTCGTCGAACTCGCCCGCGACTGCGACCTGTTCGTGTGCGAGGCGGACGGAGACGCCCCCGGACACCACTCCGCCGCCCAGGCCGGCCGGACCGCGGCCGAGGCGGGCGTCGGACGGCTCGTCCTGACCCATGTGGGTTCGGCCCTGGCGCCCGGGGAGGCCGTCGCCCTGGCTGCGGGGACGTACGCGGGCGGCATCGCCCACGCCGACCCCGGGCTCCGGTTCTCCGTCACGCGTCGAAGTCGTACTCCAGGACGTACGACGACGAGTCCAGCGTCATCTCGTTCAGCTCCACCGCCGTCCCCGGCCCCGTGA
- a CDS encoding DUF4231 domain-containing protein has translation MAEVGDAPEPGVQSGEMTPQRYIETRLVQYQGWYDTKATRMKAMHLRMRTVSVVGGALVPVFVNLDLAFARVTATVLSVVVVAAVSLESVYRYREQWKNYRSTEQLLGHERVYFETKVGPYHNLPKRDAFSTLVARVEKAIANENSATLNVMTLGGQVNSDVQQRGIPAAREPEAGAGEK, from the coding sequence ATGGCTGAGGTGGGGGACGCGCCCGAACCCGGGGTGCAGAGTGGCGAGATGACGCCGCAGCGGTACATCGAGACGCGGCTCGTGCAGTACCAGGGCTGGTACGACACCAAGGCGACCCGGATGAAGGCGATGCATCTGCGGATGCGGACCGTCTCCGTCGTCGGTGGCGCGCTCGTGCCCGTGTTCGTGAATCTGGATCTGGCCTTCGCGCGGGTCACCGCCACCGTGCTGAGCGTCGTGGTCGTCGCCGCCGTGTCGCTGGAGAGCGTCTACCGGTACCGCGAGCAGTGGAAGAACTACCGTTCCACCGAGCAGCTCCTCGGGCACGAGCGGGTGTACTTCGAGACCAAGGTCGGGCCTTACCACAACCTGCCGAAGCGGGACGCGTTCTCGACGCTCGTCGCCCGGGTCGAGAAGGCCATCGCCAACGAGAACTCCGCGACCCTGAACGTCATGACCCTCGGCGGGCAGGTCAACTCCGACGTCCAGCAGCGCGGGATCCCTGCCGCCCGGGAGCCGGAGGCCGGGGCCGGGGAGAAGTAG
- a CDS encoding GntR family transcriptional regulator — MPSLRHTIAADLRAQITTGRLKAGARLPSEPRLAADYKVSTPTLRNALALLQAEGLIEKIHGKGNFVRRPLHRLTYTEGRLTPDTDLHLTIRTTNLRARGDLIPLLKVPSRTPLTEFLCLTHQGERPHSLARIYVPRDLEPAELPWPRPERAETREVVTARLPTPEEASTLRLSTSLAVLAVTRVSVDITGRVIEAARLILPGDRAEALFTTHHTIEEMRAEG; from the coding sequence ATGCCGTCCCTCCGCCACACCATCGCCGCCGACCTCCGGGCTCAAATCACCACCGGCCGACTGAAGGCTGGCGCCCGCCTCCCCTCGGAGCCCCGGCTCGCCGCGGACTACAAGGTCAGCACCCCGACCCTGCGCAACGCCCTCGCGCTCCTCCAGGCCGAGGGCCTGATCGAGAAGATCCATGGCAAGGGCAACTTCGTCCGCCGCCCTCTTCACAGACTCACGTACACGGAAGGCCGCCTCACCCCGGACACAGACCTCCACCTCACGATCCGCACCACCAACCTCCGAGCACGCGGAGACCTCATCCCCCTGCTCAAGGTCCCCTCGCGCACCCCACTGACGGAGTTCCTCTGCCTCACCCACCAGGGAGAGAGACCGCACAGCCTGGCCCGCATCTACGTCCCGCGCGACCTGGAGCCGGCCGAACTGCCGTGGCCTCGCCCCGAACGGGCGGAGACCCGAGAAGTGGTCACCGCCCGACTCCCCACCCCAGAAGAGGCCTCCACCCTCCGGCTCAGCACCTCTCTGGCCGTGCTCGCGGTCACGCGAGTGTCTGTCGACATCACAGGCCGCGTGATCGAGGCGGCTCGCCTGATCCTCCCCGGCGACCGCGCCGAAGCGCTCTTCACCACTCACCACACGATCGAAGAGATGAGGGCGGAAGGATGA
- a CDS encoding lamin tail domain-containing protein, with amino-acid sequence MLRARTFAAVTAAAASGILLLPTQAQAAGSVHLYKIYYDSPGSDRGGSTSLNGEWVQIRNTTGAAVNLRGWTLTDASNHKYTFGNFVLGKGKIVTVRTGRGTNTSANVYQNRGWYVWNNDRDTATLKKSNGARVDTCAYNSTRVDYKWC; translated from the coding sequence ATGCTTCGCGCACGCACCTTCGCGGCAGTGACCGCGGCCGCGGCCTCCGGCATCCTGTTGCTGCCCACACAGGCACAGGCCGCCGGCTCGGTCCACCTGTACAAGATCTACTACGACAGCCCCGGCTCGGACCGCGGCGGCAGCACGAGCCTCAACGGCGAGTGGGTGCAGATACGCAACACGACCGGCGCGGCGGTCAACCTGCGCGGCTGGACGCTCACGGACGCGTCGAACCACAAGTACACGTTCGGCAACTTCGTCCTCGGCAAGGGCAAGATCGTGACGGTCCGCACGGGCCGCGGCACGAACACGTCCGCGAACGTCTACCAGAACCGCGGTTGGTACGTCTGGAACAACGACCGCGACACGGCGACGCTGAAGAAGTCGAACGGCGCGCGGGTCGACACGTGCGCGTACAACTCGACGCGGGTCGACTACAAGTGGTGCTGA
- a CDS encoding DUF2277 domain-containing protein yields the protein MCRSIKTLRPPALPEEATVEDIRAAALQYVRKVSGFRAPAAHNREVFERAVDEIADATARLLDGLEVRGAHHAHHAHPAQPEVRRQAREPQPDAV from the coding sequence ATGTGCCGCAGCATCAAGACGCTCCGACCGCCCGCGCTGCCCGAGGAGGCGACCGTGGAGGACATCCGCGCCGCCGCCCTGCAGTACGTCCGCAAGGTCTCCGGGTTCCGCGCCCCCGCCGCCCACAACCGTGAGGTCTTCGAGCGGGCCGTGGACGAGATCGCCGACGCGACCGCGAGACTCCTCGACGGCCTGGAGGTACGGGGTGCGCATCACGCGCATCACGCACACCCGGCGCAGCCCGAGGTCAGGAGGCAGGCGCGGGAGCCCCAGCCGGACGCCGTATGA
- a CDS encoding GntR family transcriptional regulator → MTDQDSARRPKYQRIADELRTAIQSGAFAPGDRLPGENDLMTTYAVARMTARQALSVLRTEGLAEARKGAGVFVRAFRPLRRRGIPRLSGEQWGSGRSVWSADVADRDLVVDQIEVGETEAGARVAGALNLTPGAPVCVRSRRFVLDAKPVLLSVSYLSAELVRGTPIAEPDTGPGGTYARLAELGHRPVRFREEIRCRMPTADESDRLALEWGTPVVLIGRTAFTGPGTAVELNEMTLDSSSYVLEYDFDA, encoded by the coding sequence GTGACTGACCAGGACAGCGCTCGTCGGCCCAAGTACCAGCGCATCGCCGACGAGTTGAGAACCGCGATCCAGTCGGGCGCGTTCGCCCCGGGTGACCGGCTCCCCGGCGAGAACGACCTCATGACGACCTACGCGGTGGCCCGGATGACGGCCCGCCAGGCCCTCTCCGTGCTGCGCACCGAGGGGCTCGCCGAGGCACGCAAGGGCGCCGGGGTCTTCGTCCGCGCCTTCCGTCCGCTGCGCCGCCGGGGCATCCCGCGCCTGTCCGGCGAGCAGTGGGGCAGCGGGCGTTCGGTCTGGTCGGCGGACGTGGCGGACCGTGATCTGGTCGTCGACCAGATCGAGGTGGGCGAGACGGAGGCGGGGGCGCGGGTCGCGGGGGCGCTGAACCTGACGCCGGGCGCGCCCGTGTGCGTCCGCAGCCGGCGTTTCGTCCTCGACGCCAAGCCGGTGCTGCTGTCGGTCTCGTACCTGTCCGCGGAGCTGGTGCGCGGGACGCCGATCGCCGAGCCGGACACCGGGCCGGGCGGGACCTATGCCCGGCTGGCGGAGCTGGGCCACCGGCCGGTGCGGTTCCGCGAGGAGATCCGCTGCCGTATGCCGACGGCGGACGAATCGGACCGGCTGGCGCTGGAGTGGGGGACGCCGGTGGTCCTCATCGGGCGTACGGCGTTCACGGGGCCGGGGACGGCGGTGGAGCTGAACGAGATGACGCTGGACTCGTCGTCGTACGTCCTGGAGTACGACTTCGACGCGTGA
- a CDS encoding SMI1/KNR4 family protein: MNTEACDPAELAALREIFATRPEAAPPAGWGAVRAFEAEHGVVLPEPYRTFVAEVCDGLRAGPPYYGLLPLAQAPSDWGSDRPVRLLAEPFPLVEAWLWEEEEEAMSVEEFDARTDPVFDHGSLLLGTDGCGMYWHLIVAGPQRGHVWQIAGEGAMPFGPESPDAVMPGVPGFAGWATHWAQGRSWFEDA; the protein is encoded by the coding sequence ATGAACACCGAAGCCTGTGACCCGGCCGAGCTGGCCGCACTCCGCGAGATCTTCGCGACCCGTCCCGAGGCGGCGCCGCCGGCCGGTTGGGGGGCGGTGCGGGCCTTCGAGGCGGAGCACGGCGTCGTGCTCCCGGAGCCGTACCGCACGTTCGTGGCGGAGGTCTGCGACGGGCTGCGCGCCGGACCGCCCTACTACGGTCTGCTCCCCCTCGCGCAGGCTCCCTCGGACTGGGGTTCCGACCGCCCCGTACGCCTGCTCGCCGAGCCCTTTCCGCTCGTCGAGGCGTGGCTCTGGGAGGAGGAGGAAGAGGCGATGTCGGTGGAGGAGTTCGACGCCCGGACGGACCCCGTGTTCGACCACGGCTCGCTCTTGCTGGGCACCGACGGCTGCGGCATGTACTGGCATCTGATCGTCGCCGGCCCGCAGCGCGGTCACGTCTGGCAGATCGCCGGGGAAGGGGCCATGCCCTTCGGTCCCGAGTCGCCCGACGCCGTGATGCCCGGCGTCCCCGGCTTCGCGGGCTGGGCGACCCACTGGGCACAGGGGCGATCGTGGTTCGAGGACGCCTGA